In Papaver somniferum cultivar HN1 chromosome 1, ASM357369v1, whole genome shotgun sequence, a genomic segment contains:
- the LOC113334032 gene encoding UDP-glycosyltransferase 79B30-like: MDDDQPSCLHIAMYPWFAYGHLSPFLSLSNKLAERGHRISFLLPDKTQSKLDLLNFHPNLIEFIPLILPAIEGLPPGSETTAEIPVELHHLLMAAMDATKPQVKTALSRLKPDYIFYDFTHWLPRMASKFGVKSVHYCTTSMAAISYLLVPATNKIEKGIDAQITEDEWMQQPPGFPPSSIRLHRHEAKAMNFITYRDYGNISFHERLSLSFKNADALSFRSSRELEGRFVDFIGDRYGKQVLLSGPLLPKPPSFKLEKKWDKWLNQFEPRSVIFCSFGSECHMEKDQFQELLLGFELTDMPFFLALKTPLGALTMDEALPRGYKERIEDRGMLENGWVQQQLIIAHPSVGCFVSHCGLSSVTETLVNNPQLVLLPNAGDQYIIARLLAEDLKVGVEVEKREDNGWFTKESICKAIFTVMDDDNEIGKVVRENRLKMKELLVRDGFGDDYVTDFIEQLRDVDEDPFRD, from the exons ATGGATGATGACCAACCAAGCTGCTTGCATATCGCTATGTATCCATGGTTTGCATATGGCCACCTGAGTCCATTTCTCAGCCTCTCCAACAAACTTGCAGAAAGAGGTCACAGAATTAGTTTCCTGTTACCAGATAAAACACAATCAAAGTTGGACCTTCTAAACTTCCACCCAAATCTAATCGAATTCATCCCACTTATTTTACCCGCTATCGAAGGTCTCCCACCTGGTTCTGAAACTACTGCGGAAATCCCTGTCGAGTTACATCATCTCCTAATGGCTGCCATGGATGCCACCAAACCTCAAGTTAAAACTGCTCTTTCTAGACTTAAACCTGATTACATATTCTATGATTTCACTCATTGGCTTCCTCGGATGGCAAGCAAGTTTGGCGTCAAATCCGTTCATTATTGTACCACAAGTATGGCAGCCATCTCATATCTCTTAGTTCCAGCAACCAATAAG ATTGAAAAAGGAATAGATGCTCAAATCACAGAAGATGAATGGATGCAACAACCCCCTGGTTTCCCGCCATCATCTATCAGACTCCACCGGCATGAAGCAAAAGCTATGAACTTCATCACGTACCGCGACTACGGCAATATTTCATTTCACGAGCGTCTCAGTTTAAGTTTTAAGAATGCTGATGCACTTAGTTTTAGATCGTCTAGAGAACTGGAAGGTCGTTTCGTCGACTTCATTGGAGACCGATACGGGAAGCAAGTTTTACTGTCGGGGCCGCTTTTGCCGAAGCCACCAAGTtttaaattggaaaaaaaatgggaCAAATGGTTGAACCAATTCGAGCCTCGTTctgttattttttgttcttttgggaGTGAATGCCATATGGAAAAAGATCAATTTCAGGAACTACTTCTGGGTTTCGAGTTAACAGATATGCCATTCTTTCTTGCGTTGAAAACACCCTTAGGAGCTTTGACAATGGACGAAGCACTACCTCGAGGTTATAAAGAAAGAATAGAAGATAGAGGAATGCTTGAAAATGGATGGGTTCAACAACAACTGATTATAGCTCATCCTTCCGTTGGATGTTTTGTTAGTCATTGTGGTTTATCTTCAGTAACTGAAACTTTAGTGAACAACCCACAATTGGTTCTACTTCCAAATGCAGGTGACCAATATATCATTGCTAGGCTACTAGCTGAAGATTTGAAAGTCGGGGTTGAAGTTGAAAAGAGAGAAGATAATGGATGGTTTACAAAGGAAAGCATTTGTAAAGCAATTTTTACGGTAATGGATGACGATAATGAGATTGGGAAGGTAGTTAGAGAAAACAGATTAAAAATGAAGGAACTTTTGGTGAGAGACGGCTTTGGGGATGACTACGTTACTGATTTCATAGAGCAGCTTAGAGATGTCGATGAAGATCCGTTCCGCGATTAG
- the LOC113307818 gene encoding RNA exonuclease 4-like, with amino-acid sequence MKPKKQPVNPNWLQLQEKLKSQVPRAPKPSVGSQNEFKRSVLGKRKERYDSDDDDEEEESDDDSPASILIPTNSDCSLTNEIAMDCEMVGVGSQGNKSALGRVTLVNTWGNVIYDEFVRPVERVVDFRTEVSGIRPRDMRKAKDFQDVQMKVVELINGRILVGHALHNDLKALLLSHPKKDIRDTSEYRPFLKEGRKRALRVLADEFLGVKIQDGEHCPIEDARAAMLLYQRNKRVWEKSIKDHFKFNVKRKKFNRKRKP; translated from the exons ATGAAACCTAAGAAACAGCCTGTTAATCCAAACTGGCTTCAGCTACAAGAA AAACTTAAAAGTCAGGTTCCTAGGGCACCAAAACCATCTGTCGGTTCacaaaatgaattcaaaagaagtGTTTTAG GGAAACGCAAAGAAAGATatgattctgatgatgatgatgaagaagaagagagtgatgaTGATTCTCCGGCATCTATTTTAATTCCAACCAACTCAGATTGCAG CTTAACGAATGAAATTGCTATGGATTGTGAAATGGTTGGTGTCGGCTCTCAGGGAAACAAAAGTGCTCTAGGACGTGTTACCCTG GTGAATACATGGGGGAATGTAATATACGATGAGTTTGTACGCCCAGTGGAGCGTGTTGTAGACTTTCGTACTGAAGTTAGTGGAATCAGACCCCGTGATATGAGGAAAG CAAAGGACTTTCAGGATGTTCAAATGAAAGTGGTGGAGCTGATCAATGGACGGATTCTTGTGGGCCATGCCTTGCACAATGATCTTAAG GCATTGCTGTTAAGTCATCCAAAAAAGGATATCCGGGACACCTCAGAATATCGACCTTTTTTGAA GGAGGGCCGTAAGAGGGCACTTCGAGTTCTTGCAGATGAATTTCTCGGTGTAAAGATCCAAGATGGAGAGCACTGCCCT ATTGAAGATGCCCGAGCTGCCATGCTATTATACCAGAGAAACAAAAGGGTATGGGAAAAGAGTATTAAAGATCACTTCAAGTTCAATGTAAAGCGGAAGAAATTTAACCGGAAAAGGAAGCCATGA
- the LOC113307828 gene encoding acyl-coenzyme A oxidase 3, peroxisomal-like, protein MAFSSSSSTSLTDQVARRARILTSHLNQITTSYSSPSLERSVCLEYSPAEISEKINFDTEEMRKLLDDHNFDDRDWLFGLLMQSKLFCPKTSGGKVFVTPDFNQSKEQQREVTMKRIEYLLDRGVFNGWLTKTGVEAEKRKFALLDVIGIYDHSLAIKVGVHFFLWGGAIQFFGTKRHHDKWLKDTENYVVKGCFAMTELGHGSNVRGIETITTYDRNTGEFVINTPCESAQKYWIGGLANHATHTVAFSQLYIDGVNQGVHAFIVQVRDADGNVCPNIRVADCGHKIGLNGVDNGRIWFDNVRIPRENLLNSVADVSPDGQYLSAIKDPDQRFAAFLAPLTSGRVTISVSSIYQSKIGLAIALRYSLTRRAFSVSPNGPEVLLLDYPSHQRRLLPLLAKTCAMSFGANYLKRMYINRTPQANKTIHVVSSAFKAAFTWHNMRTLQECREACGGQGLKTENRMGHLKSEYDVQSTFEGDNHVLMQQVSKALIAEYIAAQKRKTPFKGLGLEHMNDPRPIIPAELTSSILRSINFQMDIFFLRERDLLHRFASAVSQLQAQGESKENAFMLTYQTAEDLAKAFTERSVLQTFVEAEVAVSDSALKSVFGLLRSMYALISIEEDISFLRYGYLSPDKDAAVRKEVTKLCSELRPHTLSVVKSLGIPDAFLSPIAFDWVAANTWSPAQQ, encoded by the exons ATggctttttcatcatcttcatcaacttCTTTAACAGATCAAGTAGCAAGGAGAGCTAGAATTTTAACAAGCCATCTCAATCAAATTACAACTTCTTATTCTTCACCCTCTCTTGAACGATCAGTTTGTTTAGAATACTCACCAGCTGAAATTTCCGAAAAGATTAATTTCGATACAGAAGAAATGAGAAAATTATTAGATGATCATAATTTTGACGATAGAGATTGGTTATTTGGATTATTAATGCAAAGCAAACTATTCTGCCCTAAAACTTCTGGTGGTAAAGTATTTGTTACACCTGATTTCAATCAATCAAAGGAACAACAAAGAGAGGTGACTATGAAAAGGATTGAGTATTTGTTAGATCGTGGTGTTTTTAATGGTTGGTTAACCAAGACAGGAGTTGAAGCCGAGAAAAGGAAGTTTGCTTTGTTAGATGTCATTGGTATTTATGATCATTCTCTTGCCATTAAAGTTGGTGTTCATTTCTTTCTCTG GGGAGGTGCCATCCAATTTTTCGGCACTAAGCGGCATCATGACAAGTGGTTGAAGGATACTGAAAACTATGTAGTTAAAGGTTGCTTTGCGATGACTGAGTTGGGACATGGAAGTAATGTTCGGGGGATTGAAACAATAACAACTTATGATAGAAATACTGGAGAATTCGTCATTAATACACCTTGTGAATCGGCACAGAAATACTGGATTGGTGGATTAGCCAAT CACGCAACACACACAGTAGCCTTTTCACAGCTTTATATCGACGGGGTTAACCAAGGAGTTCATGCATTCATAGTCCAGGTCAGAGATGCAGATGGAAATGTATGCCCTAACATCCGGGTAGCTGACTGCGGCCATAAAATTGGGCTGAATGGTGTTGATAATGGCCGTATTTG GTTTGACAATGTCCGGATCCCTCGAGAGAACTTGCTAAATTCTGTAGCAGATGTGTCCCCGGATGGACAGTATCTGAGTGCAATTAAAGACCCAGATCAG AGATTTGCTGCATTCCTCGCCCCACTGACCTCAGGCCGTGTAACCATTTCAGTGAGCTCAATATATCAATCGAAG ATTGGCTTAGCAATTGCCTTAAGGTACTCGTTGACAAGGAGGGCTTTCTCTGTTTCACCAAATGGGCCTGAAGTTCTATTGCTGGATTACCCTAGTCATCAACGACGTCTCCTACCTCTTCTTGCAAAAAC ATGTGCCATGAGTTTCGGAGCAAACTACTTGAAAAGGATGTACATTAATAGGACTCCACAAGCAAACAAAACCATCCACGTTGTTTCCAGCGCATTCAAGGCTGCTTTCACCTGGCATAACATGAGGACCCTTCAG GAGTGCCGTGAAGCTTGTGGAGGGCAAGGTCTGAAGACTGAAAATCGCATGGGTCATCTGAAAAGTGAATATGATGTGCAGTCTACCTTTGAAGGGGACAATCATGTTTTAATGCAACAG GTTAGCAAGGCCCTCATTGCAGAATATATAGCAGCTCAGAAAAGGAAGACACCTTTTAAAGGGCTAGGATTGGAACACATGAATGATCCCCGCCCTATTATTCCTGCGGAGCTCACAAGCTCCATTCTCAGGAGCATCAACTTCCAG ATGGATATATTCTTCTTGAGGGAGCGGGATTTGTTGCACCGTTTTGCTTCTGCAGTATCACAACTTCAAGCGCAAGGTGAAAGCAAAGAGAACGCGTTCATGCTT ACCTACCAGACGGCAGAGGACTTGGCAAAAGCTTTCACGGAAAGATCAGTATTACAAACCTTTGTGGAGGCTGAAGTTGCTGTGAGTGACAGTGCGCTTAAG AGTGTGTTTGGTCTTTTGAGGTCAATGTACGCCTTAATCAGCATAGAAGAGGACATATCATTCCTCAGATATGGCTATTTGTCACCAGATAAGGACGCCGCTGTAAGGAAAGAAGTGACAAAGCTATGCAGTGAATTGCGACCCCATACTCTTTCGGTGGTAAAATCGCTTGGTATTCCCGATGCTTTTCTCAGTCCAATAGCTTTTGATTGGGTTGCTGCAAATACTTGGTCTCCTGCACAACAGTAA